In the Candidatus Delongbacteria bacterium genome, GAACGCAGGCGTGAGGATTGGATCACGAGTCCACCTCCTCGACCAGCAGCGAGCAATCGAAGGCTTTCACGCTGTGGGTCAGCGCGCCGATGCTGATGAAATCCACTCCCCGGCGCGCATAGTCCGCCAGGTTGTCGGCAGTGATGCCGCCACTGACTTCCAGCAGCACACGCCCACCGGCCAGCTCCACAGCGCTGGAAACTCCCTCGGGAGTGAAATTGTCCAGCATCACGATGTCGGCTCCGCCGGCGATGGCCTGCTCCAGCTCGGCCAGATTTTCCACTTCGATCTCGAGCTGGCAATCCAGGTCTTCCTGGTCGCGCAGCGCGCGAGCCCGCTCGAGCGCCGGCAGAATTCCGCCAGCGCCCCGGATGTGGTTTTCCTTGATCAGAAAGAGGTCATACAGGCCATGGCGATGATTGCGGCCCCCGCCACAGGCCACCGCGGCCTTGTCCAGTTCGCGCCAGCCGGGCAGGGTCTTGCGTGTGTCAAGGATGCGGGTGGACGAGCCCTCGAGCCGATCGACCAGGCTGCGTGTCATGCTGGCGATGCCCGAGAGACGCTGCAGGAAATTGAGTGCGGTACGTTCGCCGCCGAGAATCACCGCAAGATCGCCCTCGATGTCAAGCAGGCGCTGCATGGGTGTCACACGCGCCCCCTCTTCGACCAGATTCCGGATCTCGAGCGGGCGTCCGTCGGCCAGACGCATGAATACGGCACGCACCAGCTCCAGTCCACAGACCACGCCGGTCTGGCGCGCTTCGATGCGGGCCCGTCCCCGGCGTCCGGGAACCAGGCAGGCCCGGGCCGTGATATCCCCCACCCGCCCCAGGTCTTCTTCCAGAGCCAGGTCGATCAAGGTGAGGCTGCGGGCGCTTGGACCGTTCATCTCTCTATCCATCCAGACTTCACAGGACCCTCAGGCGGGCGAAACGGGCCACCAGTTTCTTGACTCCCACGGATTTGAAACGGACCGTGAGCTTCATGTTCTCGTCAAAACCGACCCGGTGGATGATGATGCCGGGGCCATAGGTCGGGTGCATCACATCCGCATTCACGGTCAGTTCGCAGGGATCGGAGACTTCCGCCTCCTGGGATTCGTCTTCGACGGAGGGCGGAACCGGCGCCTGGCGGAAAGGACTGACCTTGTTCAACAGCACCTCGCTGCCCGAGAGCGGCAGGCCCGTGCGCTTGCGGGCTGGCTTCTGGGGACGACTGCCGTCCAGCCCGCCGCCCAGTGGGCGTTGTCTCACGGCGGAGTCTTCGCGCAGCAGACTGCGATTGCGCGGGGTGGCGCCGGAGCCTTGCCAATGGCCGTCGCGCCCTCCGAAACTCTCCTCGCCGGTGCCGCCCAGCCGGCCGCCTTCCTGCTGCAGCAGCTCGGCGGGAATCGCCCGCAGGAAAGGACTGGGGCCGCCACTGCCACCATTGAAGCGCATTCTGAAGCGCGCCAGGCAGAGATAGAGCCGGCGCTTGGCGCGAGTGGCCGCCACGTAGAACAGGCGGCGTTCCTCCTCCAGCTGCTCCGGATCACCCATGGCATTGCCCAGGGGGAACAGCCCATCCTCCATGCCGGTCACGAAGACCGTGTCGTATTCCAGCCCCTTGGCGCTGTGTACGGTCATCAGGGTCACCAGGTCATCGCTGTCGGCCATGCCGTCGATGTCGCTGACCAGCGCCACTTCCTGAAGGAATCCTTCGAGTCCCAGTTCGCTGTTCTCGGCATAGCGTTTCACGGCGGATTCCAGCTCGTGCAGGTTCTCCACGCGGGGCTTTCCTTCGGGCCCCTCCGCCTCAAGGGCTTCGTAGATATGCAGGGCCGACAGCAGATCACGGAAGGCCACATCCAGGGGAGTGGCCGCCATGCGGGTCCGGGTGGTTTCCAGCAGCGAATGCAGTTCCAGCATGCTCTGGCGCGCGCCCTTGGCAAGGCCGGGTACGCTGCCCGCGAATGCCAGCTGGTCGTACAGACTGCGATTCTGGAGCTGGGCGGCACTCTGCAGTGCGGCCAGACCCGTATCACCCACACCGCGCCGTGGATAATTGATGATGCGCAGCAGGCTGATCTCGTCACGCGGATTGGCCAGCAGACGGAGGTAGGCCAGTGCGTCCTTGACTTCGCGCCGCTCGTAGAAACGCAGGCCTCCGATGATCTGGTAACGTATACCATTGCGGATCAGCGATTCTTCCAGCGCCCGTGACTGAGCGTTGGTGCGGTAGAGCACGGCAAAGTCCTTGTAGGGCCGGCCTTCCAGATGGCCACGGCGGATCCGGTCGCAGACCAGCGCCGCCTCCATCGCGTCGTCCTCGCCGCTGAGCAGGGTCACGGGTTCGCCGCGCCCGTTCTCGGTCCAGAGCTTCTTGTCCTTGCGTCCCCCATTCTGTGAGACGACGGCGTGTGCCGCTTCGAGAATGGTCTCGGTCGAGCGGTAGTTCTGTTCCAGCTTGAATACGCGCGCGTTCTTCCAGTGATCCTCGAAGTCGAGGATGTTGCTGATGTCTGCGCCGCGCCAGCCGTAGATCGACTGGTCGTCGTCGCCCACCACGCACACATTGCCGTGCTGGGCGCCCAGCATGCCGGTGACCTTGAACTGGGCCTTGTTGGTGTCCTGGTACTCGTCTATCAGAATGCGTCGGAAGCGATCCTGGTAGACCGCCAGTCGTTCCGGGTGGGTCTCGAACAGCTCGATGGGTTTCAGCAGCAGGTCATCGAAGTCCAGCGAATTGGCCGCTCGCAGTCGGCGCGTATACTCCCGGTAGATCTTCGAGATCATGTCGTGCACAAAGCCGCTGTCGCTCTTCTCGAACTCCTCGACGCTCAGCATCGCATTCTTGCTGGAGGATATTTCGCCGCGCACACGCTTTGGATTGAGCTGGTTGGTGCTGATGTCCAGGTGATTCATGCACTCGCGTACCAGGCGCAACTGGTCGTCGCTGTCGTAGATGGTGAAGTTGCGGTCGTAGCCCAGGTATTCCGCCTCGCGGCGCAGGATGCGGGCGAAGACCGAGTGAAAGGTGCCGACCCACATCTCGTCCACCCGTTGCCCCACCAGATGGGCGATGCGCTCCTTCATCTCGCGGGCGGCCTTGTTGGTGAAGGTGAGCGCCAGAACCTGCCAGGGTTTGCACTGGCCCTGTTCCAGCATCCAGGCGATGCGGCTGGTCAGCACGCGAGTCTTGCCGCTGCCGGCTCCGGCCAGGATGAGTACGCTGCCATCCGTGGCCATCACGGCTTCTCGCTGGACTGGATTCAATCCGCTCAGATCCACGCAGTTTGCCCCTTCCTCAAGGCTGAATGACGTCATTGTCCACCGATTCCACCGAAAGGGAATCGCCAGTTCTGCGGCCTTCGCGTTGCTCCTGGCGCAGACGTCGACGCTGACTGTCGAGTACGCGCCGGTTCAACTGATGCTGGGCCAGGGTGCGCCCGAAAAAGTGTCCGCCCTGCCCGTCGGCGACGAAATAAAGGTAGTCAGTTTCCGCCGGAAACAGCACCGCGGCAATCGCGATGCGCCCCGGGGAGTTGATCGGTCCGGGCGGCAGGCCAGCATACAGATAGGTATTCCACGGGGAATCCAGTTCCAGATCCCGATACAGCAGACGCCGCGGCTTGTCCAGCAGATACTGCACCGTTGGGTCCGCCTGCAGTTTCATGCCACGGCGCAGTCGATTGAGATAGACCGAGGCGATGG is a window encoding:
- the nadC gene encoding carboxylating nicotinate-nucleotide diphosphorylase codes for the protein MNGPSARSLTLIDLALEEDLGRVGDITARACLVPGRRGRARIEARQTGVVCGLELVRAVFMRLADGRPLEIRNLVEEGARVTPMQRLLDIEGDLAVILGGERTALNFLQRLSGIASMTRSLVDRLEGSSTRILDTRKTLPGWRELDKAAVACGGGRNHRHGLYDLFLIKENHIRGAGGILPALERARALRDQEDLDCQLEIEVENLAELEQAIAGGADIVMLDNFTPEGVSSAVELAGGRVLLEVSGGITADNLADYARRGVDFISIGALTHSVKAFDCSLLVEEVDS
- a CDS encoding UvrD-helicase domain-containing protein, coding for MTSFSLEEGANCVDLSGLNPVQREAVMATDGSVLILAGAGSGKTRVLTSRIAWMLEQGQCKPWQVLALTFTNKAAREMKERIAHLVGQRVDEMWVGTFHSVFARILRREAEYLGYDRNFTIYDSDDQLRLVRECMNHLDISTNQLNPKRVRGEISSSKNAMLSVEEFEKSDSGFVHDMISKIYREYTRRLRAANSLDFDDLLLKPIELFETHPERLAVYQDRFRRILIDEYQDTNKAQFKVTGMLGAQHGNVCVVGDDDQSIYGWRGADISNILDFEDHWKNARVFKLEQNYRSTETILEAAHAVVSQNGGRKDKKLWTENGRGEPVTLLSGEDDAMEAALVCDRIRRGHLEGRPYKDFAVLYRTNAQSRALEESLIRNGIRYQIIGGLRFYERREVKDALAYLRLLANPRDEISLLRIINYPRRGVGDTGLAALQSAAQLQNRSLYDQLAFAGSVPGLAKGARQSMLELHSLLETTRTRMAATPLDVAFRDLLSALHIYEALEAEGPEGKPRVENLHELESAVKRYAENSELGLEGFLQEVALVSDIDGMADSDDLVTLMTVHSAKGLEYDTVFVTGMEDGLFPLGNAMGDPEQLEEERRLFYVAATRAKRRLYLCLARFRMRFNGGSGGPSPFLRAIPAELLQQEGGRLGGTGEESFGGRDGHWQGSGATPRNRSLLREDSAVRQRPLGGGLDGSRPQKPARKRTGLPLSGSEVLLNKVSPFRQAPVPPSVEDESQEAEVSDPCELTVNADVMHPTYGPGIIIHRVGFDENMKLTVRFKSVGVKKLVARFARLRVL